A section of the Jaculus jaculus isolate mJacJac1 chromosome 6, mJacJac1.mat.Y.cur, whole genome shotgun sequence genome encodes:
- the Gpr84 gene encoding G-protein coupled receptor 84, producing the protein MWNTTDANFSCYHESVLGYRYFAVSWGIMVAVTGAVGNVLTLLALAIRPKLRTRFNLLIANLTLADLLYCVLLQPFSVDTYLHLRWRTGATFCRVFGLLLFASNSVSILTLCLIALGRYLLIAHPKRFPQVFSAKGIAMALVGTWAVGVGSFVPLWRVFVLVPVVCTCSFDRMRGRPYTTVLLGIYFVLGLSSVGVFYCLIHRQVRQAARALNRYGLQQASVHSSHVAGTDEAVPGRFQELDSGLASRGTSEGISSEPVSAATTQTLEGDSSEAGDLDSKKAAAQNLPEGGAKATAPKGARRTQDSPSEFGKVTRMCFAVFLCFTLSYIPFLLLNILDARAQAPRVVHMVAANLTWLNGCINPVLYAAMNRQFRQAYGSILNRGPQSFRRLR; encoded by the coding sequence ATGTGGAACACCACGGATGCCAACTTCTCCTGCTACCACGAGTCCGTGCTGGGCTATCGTTACTTCGCAGTTAGCTGGGGGATTATGGTGGCCGTGACGGGCGCTGTGGGCAACGTGCTCACCCTGCTGGCCTTGGCTATCCGACCCAAGCTCCGGACGCGCTTCAACCTGCTCATCGCCAACCTGACCCTGGCGGACCTACTGTACTGCGTCCTCCTGCAGCCCTTCTCAGTGGACACCTACCTGCACCTGCGCTGGCGCACGGGCGCCACCTTCTGCAGGGTATTCGGACTGTTGCTGTTTGCCTCCAACTCCGTCTCCATCCTCACCCTGTGCCTCATCGCCCTGGGCCGCTACCTGCTCATCGCCCACCCCAAGCGCTTTCCCCAAGTTTTCAGCGCCAAGGGGATAGCGATGGCCCTGGTGGGCACCTGGGCCGTGGGTGTGGGCAGCTTCGTCCCCTTGTGGCGGGTGTTCGTCTTGGTGCCTGTGGTCTGCACCTGCAGCTTTGACCGCATGCGAGGTCGGCCCTACACCACGGTCCTCTTGGGCATCTACTTTGTGCTGGGCCTCAGCAGCGTGGGCGTCTTCTACTGCCTCATCCACCGGCAGGTGAGGCAAGCAGCTCGGGCACTGAACCGGTACGGGCTGCAGCAGGCCAGCGTCCACTCCAGCCACGTGGCCGGGACCGACGAGGCCGTGCCTGGCCGCTTCCAGGAGCTGGACAGTGGGCTGGCTTCAAGGGGGACCAGTGAAGGTATTTCCTCTGAGCCGGTCAGTGCCGCGACCACCCAGACCCTGGAAGGGGACTCATCCGAAGCTGGGGATCTGGACAGCAAGAAGGCAGCTGCGCAGAACCTTCCGGAAGGAGGTGCCAAGGCCACGGCGCCTAAGGGAGCCCGGAGGACTCAGGACTCCCCGTCAGAGTTTGGGAAGGTGACTCGGATGTGTTTCGCAGTGTTCCTGTGCTTTACGCTCAGCTACATCCCCTTCCTGCTGCTCAACATCCTGGACGCCCGGGCCCAGGCTCCGCGGGTGGTCCACATGGTGGCCGCCAACCTCACCTGGCTCAACGGCTGCATCAACCCGGTGCTCTACGCGGCCATGAACCGCCAGTTCCGCCAAGCCTACGGCAGCATCCTCAACCGAGGGCCCCAGAGCTTCCGGAGGCTCCGGTAG